The nucleotide window tacgcggcctaaCCCCCAGAAGCGCTTCGCgacatcaatgggccgcttcgcggccctattttgcCCTCCTAGCAttgttagtttttatttttccctaaaaaattacgatatgaggatactttaattttaaactttacttaaaattggcTTGTAAAATAAAAGGACACGTTTTTTGGAAGACTgcttgatgaaaaattgcagtaaaacaataaTAATGATATGAGGTAAAATTAGGacttcatgagtcggggatcgaacctacacGAGTACATAGTGAGCATACGACGTCCTtggacgactcggccaccgcacGTCATAAGGTAATCGGCGGGAAATCTTGTAGATAAAAGTCGAGCGATGCGCAAGGCAACACAACTAACTGCCACcacctcgaccactgcgcatcctcccgcgcatagcggtagcagtaccggcgcattctgtaaactcagtcacttttataacgtgattttaaaaaacctGGCCCTTTTTCCAACATcgataaagcgggctcatctaggccCAATTAcactgtcgatttacgcaaaaatcatggaaatcggcccggtagaacgctcaaatcGAACTATGACAATAAAGTATAAATTctaacattgtttaaatgggagaatcgCAAACTTTACCACGGTAATAgtaaaaaaacctaggccatattgaaaatctgaaaagtagTTGGCTTACTAGAGACAATTGCCGTCGagagccgcaaaaatcatgaaacatCGCCTGGTATAACGCTGGGAACTAAAGCGTTACCagttttcgcaaaattaggagggtctcggagcttatagtatagagatTGTCAATTCTGTATAATTTTCTCAGAGGCAAGACAGAAGAATTGATACCAAGTTATTCTCTTGTTGTTTCCGAACGGAAATTACTCTCACGTTTTCAAAGTTCACCCTCTGACTTTGATTACTATTGGTACTTAGgtgtttttcaagttttcacacTAAGATTAGtcttacttgaaatcattaatatctcaatttttttcaaaaactattcTTAAGCGCTCTGTCCTCTTAAGCCCCTCAATTCAGTGCGGGGGTTAAACCTCCTAGTCAACCAAAAGTCAGAAACATAATTTTCTCCCGGAATTCAAATTAAGAAAGCTTGTCTATGTAAGGTGATACAAACGCCAAAACTTTTCGTCAGCAGAAGGGTTACCATTGCTTTTATAGTCTTTTTGTCAAGATATTTTGATAGGCTACTACCTTCCAAAGCTGGTATTATAAACTCTGACCAGTTTAATCATTCTTCTCAGTCAGTCTGATCTGGTTTTTTCTACTCTGTGTTCAAGCTCTGCTGAGCGTCACACACGGTTTCTCGATCATCAGTGGGTGCATCCTCTTCAAAATCCAGTGCAAAAATTTGCTAGTGGTCTAATTTCATCGCGCAAATGACTGTgtccatgtgtttttttaccaTCCTGTTCATCCATGTCTGTTTATTTGTGCTTGTCATTCTattcataaaattattttgactttaTCGTCGTTGCAGGACGTTGGAGTAcaactgaaagaaaaagagatgGAGGGCCATGGAAGATGCCCGTACGACCCCAGCCATAATAGTACATTCCTTTATCAAGGTAAGGATCTTTGTTTGAACTTTAGTATTTTCATTGGTAAAGAATTAAAAACTCACCAAAAATGAGTTGGAGAATATTCAAGAGCCTTGCAAATCATATGTTCCAATCATGAAACATGAAAATCATAGGAAAAATTAACTCAAAGACTAGAGTAACACATTGCAAGATAATATCGAACCTCCAGAGATGAAATCTTTATTCTAAGTGTAGCGGTTTTCCAACCTTTTTAGCAATTATTTCCAACTTATTTTGGCTAAAATTGGGCTCAGGTATGCTCAGGAAAATAATTGCctgttcaaaaattcatttgacTCCATTATTTTTGTTGAAGAAATTTCATTTGGCTCTATGAtggtttcaaaacaaaaattattaaaatcccAATCAAAGGTTGGTCTCGCCAGTGTGGCGTCTTTTTGTGCTTCCTTAAAACAAGAGAAGGAGACGCAAACTGAGACTACACCGTTGAAAATCAGCCACTGATCTCAATCAAAAATAACTTTGAAACGAGAATTTGAGACGTGTGTTTTTTGCAAAGTATTGATGAAATCTTATTTTGATATTCTTTTCCATGCATAAGCTTAATTTACTATGGTTTTACAGATGGTCAATTGTACACCGCTACTGTTGCTGATTTCTCCGGTGGAGATCCTCTCATTTATAAAGAACCTTTGAGAACGGAGCGTTCTGATCTCAAGCAATTGAATGGTATGTCCTCACCCTCCAATATCTTTTTCGAATTATGttggaaagttttaatttttttaattaatcctttcaatccaatgaaattttttgcaattataCTTGTCTAACTTTGTACTTTGTTTGAAGGTAGATGAGCTTATTAAGCTGTGTATCTTCTGTTAATATTTCTTCTTTGAGAGatgcaaaataattaaagttcgtaattaaataaattaatagtGTTAATActaaaatggggaaatatcacaatggaccactagacaaggtacgaatttaagcaatctgatacatgtttctcaaccagaatttcacgtagaacacgattagcgcaacgaatattactgaaactaactcctaacgaagatttcaacgtttttatttcacattggttacgaggaatttgaactgcccgctcacaagaaactcaaagctctactcgagtcaaatcgcgcgctacaacggtttcagcaagcttctccatcgagcaatgttcatttaccATCATATGTTGTTTaaaccacaagaaatttgctatagctgagccaaatcgtcaagattgaggtctctagatttttatatcgcagagtctatcatgatgaacgtttagcgcgcgatgtgaatcacgtagagcattgagttttcataagcgggcggtttgaattcacgcatcatgaatcattaaatatcttcgtaaggagttgatttcggtaacttttgctatgcgcatcgcattttacgtgaaattttggttcagaaacatgtatcagaatgctgaaattcgtacctagtctagtggtccattctcaaaGACTGAAAGCTACGATATTTTGTCATGGTACAAGTTTAATGGTGATAAAATTGAGAATCCGTCTCAGAAAGCAATTTGGGAGCTCTTAGGTgcggattttatttttcttacttcCATATACAATTTTACCCATCATCTTTTTTCTGATGATttggttttcttctttttttacgagTTGGAAAGATTTCCACCACAAGTTTTTTTCCTGTTTAATCATAAACATAAGTTTTCATGCTACGTGTTCATCTGTATATCTACCCATTCTAActgttttctctctttcttttcagAACCAAATTTTGTAAGCTCTGTCGGATACAATGATTTTGTGCTGTTCTTCTTCCGTGAAACTGCCGTGGAACACATCAACTGCGGCAAGGTAATTCTCACTCaatcccccctttttttttttttttttttttcttttactaaaATTAGATTTGACATTTTGCTCTTTTGCCTGTTCAGTATCTCTTCTTATGAAAAAGTGGTCGAGTACTTGCAAgttgaaatgaagaaaattgtttaaaattttgggccATGCATAGTGAGGAAAGTATCATTATTGAAAATTCACTGTAGCAAAACGAATTAAATTATATAGATGCTTAATTTTTGAGCCAAGGCACctaataaaactttaaaaattacaaagttTTCTGTATCAGTCTGATTTTTGTACAATTGAACACAATATCAGAACAACTAACTTGCAGTGTCTTATTTGGTCAGTTTTGGAATATGCTTGTACCTAGGTGTGAGTATTTAATGAGCAAGAGAACCTAGTTAATCTATCAAATTATCatttagtttaaaaataatCTTTGTAACTAATAGTGGGTATGATTAACCAAtgtactttaaaaaattctgttttCCATCAATTGGTAACTTGAAGCAACTCTGCTTCAAAATTATGACTCGAAACatcaattattttccttcattCTTTTCAGGCAATATTCTCCAGAGTTGCTCGAGTATGCAAGAAAGATAAAGGGGGACCGCATCTCTTTGGTGACAGATGGACCACTTTTCTGAAAGCACGCCTTAACTGTTCTGTACCCGGAGACTATCCATTTTACTTCGATGAAATTCGTAAGTgtcattttcctaaaaattgattaccttcttctttttatattttaaaaagtgATGGTGTTGGGATATTCAGATCCAGCTCTTTCTAAATGGAATAGAGTGCATCATCAATTCTTCTTccatattttctgagaaatagCTCTTGCATTTAATGAATCATAATATGTAAATCTCTactagaaatttcaaggaaatctaTAATTCTATCTtttcaataaatgaaaatatGTGGAGGACTGAAGAAGCTTTTTTGGTATGTTAGAGAATTCGTTCTATTGGAGAAATATTAACAAAAGAGAGTGTGTTGGTGTGTAATGAGAAGGGAAAGAAATCCCTAGGTTGATGTCAAATTTTAACTCGCCATCACAAATATCTCTTGATTTAAAgtaatttgaggaaaataattttttttaaattttagcctCAGCTAATCCACCAAAGACTCTTTCCCTCCCACTTTTCATGACCACCAGGTGATTTTAGTCAAATTTGAGTAATTTCCTcattattaaataaaaattctgtCTCCTATTTTTCGAAGTTGGTGTGTACATGAGAACGTTCGCCTcatcattttttattaattcataTCATTCACTCATTTTACTTTCTTACTTTTATGATGaacgcattttaatttttacctctgcctttttttgtttatttctatAGAAGCAACAAGTGAcattatcaaaggagaatacaACAGAACAAAAGGTGAATTAATTTATGGAGTTTTCACCACACCACCCAATGCAATTGGCGGCTCAGCTGTCTGTGCGTTTAATTTAACGGATCTCATTGCAACTTTTGATGGCCCATTCAAAGAGCAAAAATCAATGAATTACAATTGGCTTCCTGTGGCAGAGTCCGAGGTACCCAAACCTAGGCCTGGCCAATGTGTAAATGACAGCCGCACTCTACCTGATAGCTCTGTCAACTTTATCAAATCTCACACTCTGATGGACAAGCCTGTGTCAAATCACTTCAGCATGCCAATCCTAATACGCATATCTTCGCAATATCGCTTTACAGCCATTGCTGTTGATCCTCAAGTGGAGACCAAGAATGGCACCAAGTATGATGTATTATTTATTGGTACTGATGATGGCAGGATTCTCAAAGCCATTAACATTTTAATCGGAGATGAAATACGCAGTGAAATAATCGAAGAAATTCAGATATTAAGTCCTGGAAGACCCatcacaaatttaaaaattgttacTGATGAGGCTGGTGAACGTAAACTCTTGATTATTTCTGATTGGGTTGTTGAAACCATATCAGTCCATCGGTGTCACGTCAAAGCATCATGCTTTGATTGCATAAATCTTCAAGATCCTTACTGTGGTTGGGATTACAAGAAAGGCAGATGTGTACCTAATAATCAGTTTACCCTTCAAAATGTTGAATATGGTATACATAAAGATTGCCCGTCACCTGACCGAATTTCGAACAGAATTCCAAACATTCTGTCAAGGTACCCTTCTCAGAAGGATCTATCCGAGTCAAATTCTATTGATCCTGCTGATCCACCCTGCTCCAAAGCTGAGTGTCCAGTCTGTGATCCAATCAACTGTCCAAGCGAAAGTGCTGTGCGTCCGGCTCAAGATAAGATAGTTATATACACTGCAGACACGCTGGGAGTAGCTGTATTGACCTCTGTGTTAGCAACTTTAGTCGTCGGTTTTGTGGCTGGTTACCTGTGCTCACGCCACTTTCGCCACGACCCCTTCGCAAGCATGTCGTTACACTCAAATCAACCGCTCAACAGACTAAATGAAAGTAGCAATATTGTTCTTGCGGAAGGGGGGAATTCTAACTCATATCTGACCAACAAAAATAATATCAACATGCTCGTGAATGTctccaataataaaaataatgacaatAACGAAAAGAATCTGACcctagaaaataataaaacattacAGAAAGTTAAGAAAACATACATTTGAAAAACCCTGACCCAAATGtggccttttttttaaaatgtcgaTGCGATGTGCCTTGTTCCATCTGTCAGTAACCTTATAAATCATTTTCAAACTTGTTGTTATGTTACAACCTGCACAATTCTTTTGCATCTTGTGCTCTTTTGATCTCTTTGTGCATTTGGAAAGGACTGACAGAAATCTTTAGGAATATGTAGGCCATCAATTTTCAATGATTGAATACTTTAATCCACCAGTGAGGAGCTCTTTTTGTGCTTACTCAATTGATATTTGAACCAATAAGTCGACAAAGTGAAATACTCAgtgagaatttatttttttctgatatgatgACAATAGATGGTCTAAAATCTTGCAAAGAATTTTAACCTCTATGGGTGTATGTATCTATACGGAAGAGTTGGTAGCTCCTCCAGTTGAATGATATCAAGTAACTTTGTTAAAGTGGATTGAGAATTGTTGCATGATGCTTTTCGAGCTGCTGAAAAAAATAGCCCTGTTGAAAAGCTTGAACAGCAATTCTCTCCCCCCCTTTATTTTGCAACGTGAAACATGGCGGCCTTTTCTTCGCTAGCTTTTAAAGGAACCTAATTCTGTCAATGGGCAGGAACCAGTGCTATCCCTTACTGACCCCTGTATACCTTGCGATTGTGCAACTATTTGTGTTCTGTAGATTGAGTTGCTGATTCAGTCGGGTCGGAAGTCAATGTGACTGAGACTAGGTATGGAATGCTTAATTTGAGCATAAGTTTCAAAGCAAATCAAAAGTTGGTGGTTATTTTGTCAAGTCATGCTCTTTTTGACTAACTTAAAAATTTAGTCAAAAGAACCTGAAATGAAATACACAACAGAaatcctttctctttttttgctgCTCATGTTTTTGTGGAGCTTAGTCTTCGGAGTAATAAGTCAGCTCTTGATGGTTAGAAGAACAGTATATCTTGTGAAATAGATATTCCTTGTTTAATAGAATTTTGTCAAGaaagtttcattgaaaattcgGTATACTTTGTACCTCTGTTCATTGTGGAATGTTCgagatcttattttttttatcaactctCAAGAAAGGGTGTATATTTTGACTATGCTTTTTCAGAGCTGATCAATTGCAAATTGTTTTCATTACGTTGTAATATTTTGTATAATAGGTCACACTTATGTGAGCCTCAAAGATTTTAGCGAAGAgctaatgaaaaaaaaggatatggaCTATCAGGAGTTTGCATTGAAATCGCTGCCGCTGAATTGCAACCTGGTAGAGTTCTCATTCTGTCAAGAGTAAAAAATATGTGTGGCATTGCGCTCTCTCAGCCATTGTGCAATGTTTAGCTTTTCTAGTCCCAGGTTTAAGCAGTATTAGACAGAGTTTGCTCAAACGAAATTTGGTGGCTCAGATcatcaagttttatttttaattttatcactTTTGTAAATTCTTGTAAAGCtatgtttcttaaaaatcaaattacgaTTACTCAGCATAGATATCAAAGTTTTGTTCATTACATTACTTTGAACTTTAAttaaagtcccctccccctaattttttttcttcattatgtTTCCCAAGAAGAGCTGCTTCCAAGTTATTTAATCTTACTTTTTGAAGTTCCCACTTTCCCAATGAAGCAAAGAAAATCCTTATTTTAGAGAATTCATAAAGCTCTCTACAGATTCTTTGGATCTTTGCCTAAAACTCCCTCTTTTTATTtatcagtatttttttcttccccctGCAATCGACACTCAATCAGTTTCCATATTCCTTATTCAgatgattaatttttcttgcTCTAATCAGCCGATATTTTCACCTTCAGAAGAATCAGTAAGTACCAATTTTCTCCTGAAGAAAAGTTTATGAAGTAGAAGTCAGTTATACAGCAGGACTGTTTATCTGATCCAAAGcctctaaatttttcattttcgtagCATTAACTTTAATACCTTACACTTTTTGTCTATGTGCCTTTAATCGTAAATTTGTGACTGACTTTATTTGTACCATTTGTAATTATATTACTCTTTAATTGATAAGTGACAAAAAACACGTAAGCTTGTTAATAGTTAACCAAGATCTATTTTTTTGTTATCCTCTGTTTATATTGTACATTTTGTATTCATagaagattttcattttttattgtatttatttttgtgtaTCTATGTACAATTACTTTTTGTATTTTAACTTGtacataaaaatgtgattaAATTCTGATCACAACTAAACATCAGTGAAAAAGTGTAAACCGTCCATTCTTGTAATTAGGTTAAGCTCCTAAATCTATTGTGTTCCCTCactgttctttttttatctcatcAGTATtttctttatccgtaaaatcTTATGGTGAGAAATAAGTTAAAATGTGCTTTGATAGAGGCAAAAATTTTTTTAGCTGGTGTCATCAACCCAGTGTATATCGTATGTTGATAAACTTAGTAATCCTCATGCTCTGGCTTTTGTCACTTACTAAAAGAAATTTTGGCCCATCATGTTTTGCTCCCTCTTCGATCGTATCGTAATGCCTTGTCATTGTCCAAGTGTTACTTACTTGTCTTAATATTCGTGAGCGAGAAAACATAATTTGATTGATTGCTTGGTGGAGAGCAATATTCAATTCAGTTGTTTTTGAACCAGGGCACGTGCTCACATTTCCAAAAGTTAATCAGTTTTTTCTCTGGTTCCACTTTTgcaaaaatcacagaaattttcggACGGTTTTGTCTCTTGATTCTTTCTTTATCGaatcaaaaattgcaaaacattttgaaatcgaGGAATGGATCAATGCCCCTCTGCAagaaatagattcaactaaatTCTTAAATCACAATAACGCAGTACAAGTCATATTGCCTGAATAGAGCTACAACTTTTTATCATAGCGGGAGGGAGTGAGACACATCTAGCACTTATGAATTGCCACATTTCATTCAAGTTTAAGTACAAAAAGGAGGTCTGATATTTAATGGAATTGGCCCTCTCCATGCCTTTATCTTGCAGATGTCTAATAATTGTTAGGGAAAAACAATAAGGTTCTGAAAACTTTTTCTTCCGGATTCTCTTTGGGTTCTGAGTATTGGTTCTCAAATTTTCCCAAGTACATGTttgaaaaataccaaaaaaatcaaacaagtttCTAAGTTTTAAGAACAATCAGAAAGTTTCCTACcaagtatttttcctcaaaagctTACTAGTTATTTTATGAAGCTATTATATACTTTCCAGTAACTATGCCCCTATAATTTCTTTATCAccagaatttttaagaaaaataagtaaatatgttagaaattgaaatgaaattggtagttctctcccccccccccccaaaaaaaaagtttatttgtTAATTATTTGTTACACATTTGATCTGAATTgttaaaaatcctaaaaattctATGAACATATAAATAAGAAGCGCTGATAGTCTGTGCTTATGTTGgtttcctttttaaattttgtgtttacattgtttttgtagttttaagCGAGCTAGACAATTGTAAAAGTTTTTATTGTTAATGAGATCAACaatatctatttttttaaagttttaatgtataattttgtaaaaatcttTGTATAGTAGGTGTAGTGTAAGGACTCAGAGTTAAATTTTCCTCACGTTGTTTGTATATCTTCAGACATTTTTAGTACACAAAGGagaaatattaaataatttcacccacatgaaaatcaattttatccataattttcttactgaaagctttaaaaaacgcaatttgTTGTACTTTGGCCCACATTGAATCAAAGGTTGTTGCAGATGAAGGCGTTACGCAACATTTTTAATATATTATGAGAAAGAGTTGAGTAGGTTTCAAAATTGGTCACAGTCATTGTGAAGTAGTGAAGAGCAGCAAGCCGAATGAGTAGAGCATAATATTTGTTTATTTCTGGAAGGAACTATGTAATCTTTATCTTTCACAATTTCGGctttaatgttttaaaaatgttcccgAATGCCTTCAGCTACATCACCTTTGCATTCAGTATTGAGAAATACAAATCAATTATCTTTAAGGGAAGTGTAATTAATTCAAGCATAATTTTCAAGTCTAAGAATGACAGAGCAAAACGTAAACATCGTATTTCTCTTCATATTTGAGGAgtgtaaaaaagtaatttttattttcaatttccatGATTGCAACGGTTTATTCCCATCTTTTGACTGTCTTGCAATAACTCTCTCAGCGAAGACTTG belongs to Bemisia tabaci chromosome 6, PGI_BMITA_v3 and includes:
- the LOC109034437 gene encoding semaphorin-1A — protein: MLAPQATLTCCLQLLLTALAHTAAWVHNVSPKVVFKHDEVPSDKFRSNASLINHFKLLHHEGSSILVGARNVVYNITIGSMTENLNQRIQWVPTGAHRELCLLKGKSEDQCHNYIRVGAKLSDSELQVCGTNAYRPSCRVYKLSDVGVQLKEKEMEGHGRCPYDPSHNSTFLYQDGQLYTATVADFSGGDPLIYKEPLRTERSDLKQLNEPNFVSSVGYNDFVLFFFRETAVEHINCGKAIFSRVARVCKKDKGGPHLFGDRWTTFLKARLNCSVPGDYPFYFDEIQATSDIIKGEYNRTKGELIYGVFTTPPNAIGGSAVCAFNLTDLIATFDGPFKEQKSMNYNWLPVAESEVPKPRPGQCVNDSRTLPDSSVNFIKSHTLMDKPVSNHFSMPILIRISSQYRFTAIAVDPQVETKNGTKYDVLFIGTDDGRILKAINILIGDEIRSEIIEEIQILSPGRPITNLKIVTDEAGERKLLIISDWVVETISVHRCHVKASCFDCINLQDPYCGWDYKKGRCVPNNQFTLQNVEYGIHKDCPSPDRISNRIPNILSRYPSQKDLSESNSIDPADPPCSKAECPVCDPINCPSESAVRPAQDKIVIYTADTLGVAVLTSVLATLVVGFVAGYLCSRHFRHDPFASMSLHSNQPLNRLNESSNIVLAEGGNSNSYLTNKNNINMLVNVSNNKNNDNNEKNLTLENNKTLQKVKKTYI